One genomic segment of Streptomyces sp. RKND-216 includes these proteins:
- a CDS encoding DUF742 domain-containing protein has protein sequence MSGGDEEWEDAETPERLYVITGGRTDSPETAGLGLVTLIVARVQPKVGMQPEHAAILRMCGAPLSLAEISAYLRLPVSVTTVLLTDLLDEELVQTRNPASTLPDIALIEAVIDGLSKL, from the coding sequence ATGAGCGGAGGAGACGAGGAGTGGGAGGACGCGGAGACCCCCGAGCGGCTCTACGTCATCACCGGGGGCCGCACCGACTCGCCGGAGACGGCGGGTCTGGGGCTGGTCACGCTGATCGTCGCCCGCGTGCAGCCGAAGGTCGGGATGCAGCCCGAACACGCGGCCATCCTGCGGATGTGCGGTGCCCCGCTGTCCCTGGCGGAGATCTCCGCCTACCTGCGGCTGCCGGTCAGCGTGACCACCGTGCTGCTGACGGACCTGTTGGACGAAGAACTGGTGCAGACGCGCAACCCTGCATCCACGCTTCCGGACATCGCACTGATTGAGGCGGTAATCGATGGACTCAGCAAGCTCTGA
- a CDS encoding roadblock/LC7 domain-containing protein has protein sequence MDRRVDMDWMLKDLAESVPQTRHVVVLSSDGLCMARHATDQDTADRIAAIGSGLQSLSVAIAAEFEHSSGRMRMVVIEVDGGFMYLMAAGAGAHLAVLADEGVDAGLVGQCMRDLVARIGAHLTSPPRHDGSSV, from the coding sequence ATGGATCGGCGGGTCGACATGGACTGGATGCTGAAGGACCTGGCGGAGAGCGTCCCGCAGACACGCCATGTGGTGGTGCTGTCCTCGGACGGCCTGTGCATGGCGCGGCACGCCACCGACCAGGACACCGCCGACCGAATCGCCGCCATCGGGTCGGGGCTGCAGAGCCTTTCGGTGGCGATCGCCGCGGAGTTCGAGCACAGCAGCGGCCGGATGCGGATGGTCGTCATCGAGGTCGACGGCGGCTTCATGTACCTGATGGCGGCCGGTGCGGGAGCGCATCTCGCCGTGCTGGCGGACGAAGGAGTCGACGCGGGTCTCGTGGGCCAGTGCATGCGCGACCTCGTGGCGCGTATCGGCGCCCACCTCACGAGCCCTCCGCGGCATGACGGGTCCTCCGTATGA
- a CDS encoding ATP-binding protein, which translates to MLMVRAGSSPGVPRSVPAAAWFLPAAVTAAVTVVAALMVQPVARAAVVWCGAAATLAVAALAAEVARRGATAAAERARHAEREEALRSRLIQQEAATTALAQQRLPEAVERLQEGEFAEDVLLSMESTGEGLSDEFRAAHRALLHSVVQAVQAEETLRDSAQRGVVNIARRVQAVIHQQARDLREMEERHGSRPDFFADLLKLDHGTALIGRLADSIAVLGGARPGRQWSKPVALYSVLRGAMSRITDYQRVELHSVVDVAITGPAVEPLIHALAELLDNATRYSPPKARVHLTASEVHAGVAVEIEDGGVGLSEEARSRAEQMLKEAQAGIDLNDLGEAPRLGLAVVGRLARAYDFQVSLPPSAYGGVRAVLVVPKQLVTTAPVTVRAHGIGAAPGADSRAHTPADAGSGGGVRPGAGHEPRRATAAPAPAHGLLENAEEAAPAEEPVRNANGLPQRRRRRQGPNGPGRFGPARPDPAAPPVEQGEAPAPQPGMWMADLASGLSGEERTTPAPRHSSTDTTSDEGE; encoded by the coding sequence ATGCTGATGGTTCGTGCTGGATCGTCCCCCGGAGTCCCGCGGTCCGTACCTGCGGCGGCGTGGTTCCTGCCCGCCGCCGTGACGGCGGCGGTGACGGTCGTCGCCGCCCTGATGGTGCAGCCCGTGGCGCGCGCGGCGGTCGTCTGGTGCGGTGCCGCGGCCACACTCGCCGTCGCCGCGCTCGCGGCGGAAGTGGCCCGTCGCGGCGCGACGGCCGCCGCCGAGCGGGCCCGGCACGCCGAACGGGAAGAGGCGCTGCGCAGCCGCCTGATCCAGCAGGAGGCGGCCACGACGGCACTGGCGCAGCAGCGTCTACCCGAGGCCGTCGAGCGCCTGCAGGAGGGCGAGTTCGCCGAGGACGTCCTGCTGTCCATGGAGTCCACCGGGGAAGGGCTCAGCGACGAGTTCCGGGCAGCTCACCGGGCGCTGCTGCACAGCGTCGTCCAGGCCGTGCAGGCCGAGGAGACGCTACGGGACTCCGCCCAGCGCGGTGTGGTCAACATCGCCCGCCGTGTGCAGGCCGTCATCCATCAGCAGGCCCGCGACCTGCGGGAGATGGAGGAACGGCACGGCAGCCGGCCCGACTTCTTCGCCGACCTGCTCAAGCTGGACCACGGCACCGCGCTCATCGGCCGCCTCGCCGACAGCATCGCCGTGCTGGGCGGGGCACGCCCCGGCAGGCAGTGGAGCAAGCCCGTGGCCCTCTACAGCGTGCTGCGCGGCGCGATGTCCCGCATCACCGACTACCAGCGCGTCGAGCTGCACTCCGTCGTCGACGTCGCGATCACCGGCCCGGCGGTGGAACCGCTCATCCACGCGCTCGCCGAACTGCTCGACAACGCGACCCGGTACTCGCCGCCCAAGGCGAGGGTGCATCTGACGGCGAGCGAGGTCCACGCGGGTGTCGCCGTCGAGATCGAGGACGGCGGCGTCGGCCTGAGCGAGGAGGCCAGGTCCCGCGCCGAGCAGATGCTCAAGGAGGCGCAGGCCGGGATCGACCTCAACGACCTTGGTGAGGCACCGCGCCTCGGGCTGGCCGTGGTCGGCCGCCTGGCCAGGGCCTACGACTTCCAGGTGTCGCTGCCGCCGTCCGCCTACGGCGGGGTGCGGGCCGTGCTCGTCGTGCCCAAGCAGCTGGTCACCACGGCGCCGGTCACGGTACGCGCCCACGGCATCGGTGCCGCTCCCGGCGCGGACTCGCGAGCGCACACCCCGGCGGACGCCGGATCGGGCGGCGGAGTCCGCCCCGGCGCCGGTCACGAGCCGCGGCGGGCGACCGCCGCCCCGGCACCGGCCCACGGTCTCCTGGAGAACGCCGAAGAGGCGGCTCCCGCGGAGGAGCCGGTGCGCAACGCGAACGGCCTGCCACAGCGGCGCCGTCGGCGGCAGGGTCCGAACGGCCCGGGTCGCTTCGGTCCCGCGCGCCCGGATCCTGCCGCTCCGCCGGTCGAGCAGGGAGAGGCCCCCGCACCGCAGCCCGGCATGTGGATGGCCGACCTCGCGAGCGGGTTGTCCGGCGAGGAGCGCACGACGCCGGCACCCCGCCACAGCAGTACAGACACGACGTCGGATGAGGGTGAGTGA
- a CDS encoding GNAT family N-acetyltransferase: MTKDNEPVLGHPVLDDPALDDPVGRSLGGRHAAFARRAGGAATYLPDVATFSAVATDPDAQDWADLARLLGPGAFADMFSCPSLPPPDWQPVFTLEGRQMIWNGDARPGRPESAPGTDLVELAADSVPDVLDLVARTEPGPFWPRTHELGTYLGVRSDGVLVAMAGERLRPPGWTEISAVCTAPDARGKGHASRLITALAARIVARGERPFLHVAEANTAAISLYERLGFTSRRPVTFRGFTTPDIP, encoded by the coding sequence ATGACGAAGGACAACGAGCCGGTCCTCGGCCACCCGGTCCTCGACGACCCGGCCCTCGACGACCCCGTGGGCCGGTCGCTCGGCGGCCGGCACGCCGCCTTCGCCCGAAGAGCCGGCGGCGCCGCCACCTACCTCCCGGACGTGGCCACCTTCTCCGCCGTGGCCACCGACCCGGACGCTCAAGACTGGGCCGACCTCGCCCGCCTGCTCGGCCCCGGCGCCTTCGCCGACATGTTCAGTTGCCCGTCCCTCCCGCCGCCGGACTGGCAGCCGGTCTTCACCCTGGAGGGCCGTCAGATGATCTGGAACGGCGACGCCCGCCCCGGCCGCCCGGAATCCGCGCCCGGCACCGACCTCGTCGAGCTGGCTGCGGACAGCGTGCCCGACGTGCTCGATCTCGTCGCCCGGACCGAGCCGGGGCCCTTCTGGCCGCGCACCCACGAACTCGGCACCTACCTGGGCGTCCGGTCGGACGGCGTCCTGGTGGCCATGGCCGGAGAGCGCCTGCGCCCTCCGGGGTGGACCGAGATCAGCGCCGTCTGCACCGCACCCGACGCACGCGGGAAGGGCCACGCCTCCCGCCTCATCACCGCACTCGCCGCACGCATCGTGGCGCGCGGCGAACGGCCCTTCCTCCACGTGGCGGAGGCGAACACCGCAGCGATCTCCCTGTACGAACGGCTCGGCTTCACCTCACGCAGGCCGGTCACCTTCCGAGGCTTCACCACCCCCGACATCCCCTGA
- a CDS encoding helix-turn-helix transcriptional regulator, translating into MHGVADIEALARSRLRSMRTTLGYSLDELAERTHLSPSTISRVETGKRTLSLDVLVPLANALQVSLDALFEAPTDDDVVIRPVAHSSGTRTTWPLSRPDGRTVAIKMRLEPSDAPPSQRVHPGHDWFLVLDGRARLWLGERQIDVDTGEAAEFATMVPHAITALDAPAELIMVFDREGQRAHVHQ; encoded by the coding sequence ATGCACGGAGTCGCCGACATCGAGGCCCTGGCGCGGTCGCGCCTGCGCAGCATGCGCACCACCCTGGGGTACTCCCTCGACGAACTGGCCGAGCGCACCCACCTCAGCCCGTCGACCATCAGCCGCGTCGAGACGGGCAAGCGCACGCTGAGCCTCGACGTGCTGGTGCCGCTGGCCAACGCCCTCCAGGTGAGTCTCGACGCGCTCTTCGAGGCGCCCACCGACGACGACGTCGTCATCCGCCCGGTCGCCCACAGCAGCGGCACGCGGACGACGTGGCCGCTGAGTCGTCCGGACGGGCGCACGGTCGCGATCAAGATGCGCCTCGAACCGTCCGACGCGCCGCCGAGTCAACGGGTGCACCCGGGCCACGACTGGTTCCTCGTGCTCGACGGCCGTGCGCGCCTGTGGCTGGGCGAGCGGCAGATCGACGTCGACACGGGGGAGGCGGCGGAGTTCGCGACGATGGTCCCGCACGCGATCACGGCCCTGGACGCTCCGGCCGAGTTGATCATGGTCTTCGACCGTGAGGGGCAGCGCGCCCACGTGCACCAGTGA
- a CDS encoding bifunctional NAD(P)/FAD-dependent oxidoreductase/class I SAM-dependent methyltransferase — MSDHPAETRTSAHSQHAGHPDNTGHDSHTRHPAQERHCDVAVIGGSAAGLAAALQISRQRRSVVVVDDGTPRNAPAAHMHGYLGHEGVAPDELRETGRAEVRAYGGEVLSGRVVGVHRLDDGRFRLDLTGGHALTARRVLAATGLFDELPALDGVAEGWGRGVIHCPFCHGFEVRDRRLVQIVTHALGLHPTPLFRHLTDRLTVVLHDPAGLDEEAVAALAASGVAVEHGEVGRVRTGPEGEVSGVELGDGRVLDADAVVVGPRFRARVDMLAGTGLTATPHPTGAGDVLTVDQRGETAVPGIYAAGNVTDPSLQVLPSAAQGSQVGAMIAFSLAEEDLHDAVRRSGEEADWDHRYGGPDRAWSGNPNGTLVHEVASLPPGRALDVGTGEGADALWLAERGWKVTATDISGNALARVRAEADRRGLAVDLLRSDANDPVPFGAEAFDLVSLQYGSFKRTPDQRGLRSLLAAVAPGGTFLVVHHDLTPLRDPVDVATQTRMYDPEAFVGVDEVAAALTADPDTWEVEIQETRPRPPGAASTHHVDDVVLRATRRAR, encoded by the coding sequence ATGAGCGACCACCCCGCGGAGACCCGCACCTCGGCCCACTCCCAGCACGCCGGGCACCCCGACAACACCGGTCACGACAGCCACACCCGGCACCCCGCCCAGGAGCGTCACTGCGACGTCGCCGTCATCGGCGGCTCGGCCGCCGGTCTCGCCGCCGCCCTGCAGATCTCCCGCCAGCGACGCAGCGTCGTCGTGGTCGACGACGGCACCCCGCGCAACGCCCCGGCCGCGCACATGCACGGGTACCTGGGGCACGAGGGCGTCGCGCCCGACGAGCTGAGGGAGACCGGGCGCGCCGAGGTACGCGCGTACGGCGGGGAGGTGCTCTCCGGCCGGGTCGTGGGGGTGCACCGTCTCGACGACGGCCGGTTCCGGCTCGACCTCACCGGCGGGCATGCACTGACGGCCCGCCGCGTCCTCGCCGCGACCGGCCTGTTCGACGAACTCCCCGCTCTGGACGGCGTCGCCGAGGGATGGGGACGGGGCGTGATCCACTGCCCGTTCTGCCACGGCTTCGAAGTGCGTGACCGGCGCCTGGTGCAGATCGTCACCCACGCTCTCGGCCTCCACCCGACCCCGCTGTTCCGGCACCTGACCGACCGGCTGACCGTCGTACTGCACGATCCGGCCGGACTCGACGAGGAGGCCGTCGCCGCGCTCGCCGCCTCCGGCGTCGCCGTCGAACACGGCGAGGTCGGCCGGGTCCGCACCGGGCCGGAGGGCGAGGTGTCCGGAGTCGAACTCGGCGACGGTCGCGTCCTCGATGCCGACGCCGTCGTGGTCGGCCCGCGGTTCCGGGCACGTGTCGACATGCTGGCCGGGACCGGGCTCACCGCCACCCCGCACCCGACCGGCGCCGGCGACGTCCTCACGGTGGACCAGCGCGGCGAGACCGCCGTACCGGGGATCTACGCGGCTGGCAACGTCACCGACCCGAGCCTGCAGGTGCTGCCGTCGGCCGCCCAGGGCAGCCAGGTCGGCGCCATGATCGCCTTCAGCCTCGCCGAAGAGGATCTGCACGACGCCGTCCGGCGTTCGGGCGAGGAGGCCGACTGGGACCACCGCTACGGGGGCCCGGACCGGGCCTGGAGCGGCAACCCCAACGGCACGCTCGTCCACGAGGTCGCCAGCCTGCCCCCGGGCCGGGCGCTCGACGTCGGAACCGGCGAGGGCGCCGACGCCCTCTGGCTGGCCGAGCGCGGCTGGAAGGTGACCGCCACCGACATCTCCGGCAACGCGCTCGCCCGGGTGCGCGCCGAGGCGGATCGGCGCGGACTCGCCGTCGACCTCCTGCGCAGCGACGCCAACGATCCCGTGCCCTTCGGCGCCGAGGCGTTCGACCTGGTCTCCCTGCAGTACGGCTCGTTCAAGCGCACCCCCGACCAGCGCGGACTGCGCAGCCTGCTCGCCGCCGTGGCCCCGGGTGGCACGTTCCTGGTCGTGCACCACGACCTCACTCCCCTGCGCGACCCGGTGGACGTGGCCACCCAGACCCGGATGTACGACCCGGAGGCCTTCGTCGGGGTCGACGAGGTCGCCGCCGCGCTCACCGCCGACCCGGACACCTGGGAGGTCGAGATCCAGGAGACCCGGCCACGGCCCCCCGGCGCGGCCAGCACCCACCACGTGGACGACGTCGTCCTGCGCGCGACCCGGCGGGCGCGCTGA
- a CDS encoding germacradienol/geosmin synthase, translated as MARPFELPTFYEPYPARRSPHLETVRTHARAWARSMGMLEGSGIWDTDAFDAHDYALLCAYTHPDTSAERLATVTDWYVWVFFFDDHFLERYKYTRDTVAAQEHLQRLRACMPVDSVAPMPEPRDPVERGLADLWRRTVPVMTDDWRERFTEATLALLDESMWELSNIESGRVSNPLEYIEMRRKVGGAPWSAGLVEYAAHAEVPARVASSRPLLVLRDTFSDAVHLRNDLFSYQREVEEEGELSNGVLVFETFLECTTQEAADKVNDLLTARLHQFEHTALTEVPPLCAEHGLTPDEQSRIAAYTKGLQDWQSGGHEWHRRSSRYMRESGPGPEDGSRLPAGPTGLGTSAARLAGSYVHTMPQRRRGYTHVQQPAAGLPEPEPRMPFAARRSPHLHASRERLVAWCHEFGVTAEGVWDERKLRAADLPLCAAGIHPDATPEGLDLTSGWLAWGTYGDDYYPLIFGRTGNLAAARRYTDGLSDFMPVDAGTPPRRADTALERALYDLWVRTTAPMTREARITFRRTIVDMTDAWVWELVNAVQRRVPEPVDYIEMRRKTFGADLTMSLSRIGHGGVIPGEVYRSRPVQALEHSAADWAGLLNDVFSFRKEIEFEGEIHNAVLVVQRFLDCTQTQARRIVDDLIDGRMREFEHVCNVQLPVLCDDLELPQETRAALNLYALELQNWMSGILVWHRGCDRYDEEELLRDMGGLGTAVTRARVGALGV; from the coding sequence ATGGCCAGGCCCTTCGAGCTGCCCACGTTCTACGAGCCGTACCCGGCCCGCCGCAGCCCCCACCTGGAGACGGTCCGCACCCATGCGCGGGCCTGGGCGAGGAGCATGGGCATGCTCGAGGGCTCGGGCATCTGGGACACCGACGCGTTCGATGCGCACGACTACGCCCTGCTGTGCGCCTACACCCATCCGGACACCTCCGCCGAGCGGCTGGCGACCGTCACCGACTGGTACGTGTGGGTGTTCTTCTTCGACGACCACTTCCTGGAGAGGTACAAGTACACCCGCGACACCGTCGCCGCGCAGGAGCACCTGCAGCGGCTGCGGGCGTGCATGCCGGTCGACTCCGTCGCCCCGATGCCGGAGCCGCGCGACCCGGTGGAGAGGGGGCTCGCGGATCTGTGGCGGCGCACCGTGCCCGTCATGACGGACGACTGGCGGGAGCGGTTCACCGAAGCCACCCTCGCCCTGCTGGACGAGTCGATGTGGGAGCTGTCCAACATCGAGAGCGGCCGGGTCTCCAACCCGCTGGAGTACATCGAGATGCGCCGCAAGGTCGGTGGCGCCCCCTGGTCGGCCGGTCTCGTGGAGTACGCGGCGCACGCCGAAGTGCCCGCCCGGGTGGCTTCCTCCCGACCGCTGCTGGTCCTGCGCGACACCTTCTCCGACGCCGTCCACCTGCGGAACGACCTGTTCTCCTACCAGCGAGAGGTCGAGGAGGAGGGCGAACTGTCCAACGGCGTGCTCGTCTTCGAGACCTTCCTCGAGTGCACCACCCAGGAGGCTGCCGACAAGGTCAACGACCTGCTCACCGCCCGTCTCCACCAGTTCGAGCACACGGCGCTCACCGAGGTTCCGCCGCTGTGCGCCGAGCACGGGCTCACGCCCGACGAGCAGTCGAGGATCGCCGCCTACACCAAGGGGCTGCAGGACTGGCAGTCCGGCGGCCACGAATGGCACCGTCGTTCCAGCCGCTACATGCGGGAGTCCGGCCCCGGCCCGGAGGACGGGTCCCGCCTTCCCGCCGGCCCCACGGGCCTCGGCACCAGTGCGGCCCGCCTCGCGGGTTCGTACGTGCACACCATGCCGCAGCGGCGGCGCGGCTACACGCATGTCCAGCAGCCCGCGGCGGGTCTGCCGGAGCCGGAACCGCGCATGCCTTTCGCGGCGAGGCGTTCCCCGCACCTGCACGCCTCCCGGGAGCGACTCGTCGCCTGGTGCCATGAGTTCGGGGTCACCGCGGAAGGCGTGTGGGACGAGAGGAAACTGCGTGCGGCCGACCTGCCGCTGTGCGCGGCAGGCATCCACCCGGACGCAACCCCGGAGGGACTCGACCTGACCTCGGGCTGGCTGGCGTGGGGCACCTACGGAGACGACTACTACCCGCTCATCTTCGGGCGCACCGGCAACCTGGCAGCGGCCAGGCGCTACACCGACGGGCTGTCGGATTTCATGCCGGTCGATGCGGGGACGCCTCCCCGGCGGGCGGACACGGCGTTGGAGCGGGCTCTGTACGACCTGTGGGTGCGCACGACCGCGCCTATGACGCGGGAGGCCCGGATCACCTTCCGGCGAACCATCGTCGACATGACGGACGCGTGGGTGTGGGAGCTGGTCAACGCGGTGCAGCGCAGGGTGCCCGAGCCCGTGGACTACATCGAGATGCGCCGCAAGACCTTCGGCGCCGACCTCACGATGAGCCTGTCGCGCATCGGGCACGGCGGCGTGATTCCCGGTGAGGTGTACCGTTCCCGTCCCGTGCAGGCGCTGGAGCACTCGGCGGCGGACTGGGCCGGCTTGCTCAACGACGTGTTCTCCTTCCGCAAGGAGATCGAGTTCGAGGGCGAGATCCACAACGCGGTACTGGTCGTGCAGCGGTTCCTGGACTGCACACAGACGCAGGCCCGTCGGATCGTCGATGATCTGATCGACGGAAGAATGCGGGAGTTCGAGCACGTCTGCAACGTGCAGCTTCCCGTCCTGTGCGACGACCTGGAACTGCCTCAGGAGACCCGTGCCGCCCTGAACCTGTACGCCCTCGAGCTGCAGAACTGGATGTCCGGCATCCTCGTCTGGCACCGGGGCTGTGATCGCTATGACGAGGAGGAGCTTCTGCGGGACATGGGCGGCCTGGGTACCGCGGTGACGCGCGCGCGTGTGGGTGCCCTCGGCGTCTGA
- a CDS encoding family 2B encapsulin nanocompartment shell protein, which produces MTTPSQPRAAETEEPLRSLSTAAARKLATTTKSAPQMQGITSRWLLKVLPWVQTEGGVYRVNRRLTYAVGDGRIDFDQTGATVRVIPPELGELGIFRGFEDGEALSALADAFTQHDFEAGEVLAREGEDVQYVRLIAHGRVRRTRSSRYGEDFVLETVAEGDRFGEQALLGEPATWDATATALTSGTLLQLRRDDFERLLERVPSLREHVGAFRALSSQEQNRQGEAEIALASGHVGEPTLPGTFVDYELKPREYELSVAQTVLRVHTRVADLYNKPMNQTEEQLRLAVEALRERQEHELVNNREFGLLHNAEYKQRIRTHSGPPTPDDLDELLSRRRNTRVMLAHPKAIAAIGRELNHRGLYPGNAELNGESVPAWRGVPILPCNKIPVTPQGTSSVIAMRLGEDNQGVIGLHQTGIPDEIEPGLNARFMGIDDKAVISYLVSTYYSAAVLVPDALGILEDVEVHHRRD; this is translated from the coding sequence ATGACCACCCCGTCGCAGCCTCGGGCCGCAGAGACCGAGGAACCGCTGCGGTCTCTCAGTACCGCCGCCGCGCGGAAGCTCGCGACCACCACCAAGTCCGCCCCGCAGATGCAGGGCATCACCTCGCGCTGGCTTCTCAAGGTCCTCCCGTGGGTGCAGACCGAGGGCGGTGTCTACCGTGTCAACCGGCGGCTGACCTACGCGGTCGGGGACGGCCGCATCGACTTCGATCAGACCGGCGCGACCGTCCGTGTGATTCCCCCGGAGCTGGGGGAGCTGGGCATCTTCCGCGGATTCGAGGACGGAGAGGCCCTCTCGGCGCTGGCCGACGCCTTCACACAGCACGACTTCGAGGCCGGTGAGGTGCTGGCTCGCGAGGGTGAGGACGTCCAGTACGTGCGCCTGATCGCCCACGGCAGGGTCCGCCGTACGCGATCGAGCAGGTACGGCGAGGACTTCGTGCTGGAAACGGTGGCTGAGGGCGACCGGTTCGGTGAACAGGCGCTCCTCGGGGAGCCCGCCACCTGGGACGCCACCGCGACCGCGCTGACGTCCGGCACTCTTCTTCAGCTGCGGCGTGACGACTTCGAGCGCCTGCTGGAACGCGTTCCGTCACTCCGCGAGCACGTCGGCGCGTTCCGCGCCCTGTCCTCGCAGGAACAGAACAGGCAGGGGGAGGCCGAGATCGCGCTGGCCTCCGGTCACGTGGGGGAACCCACCCTGCCCGGCACCTTCGTCGACTACGAGCTCAAACCGCGTGAGTACGAGCTGTCGGTCGCGCAGACGGTGCTGCGGGTCCACACTCGCGTCGCCGACCTGTACAACAAGCCGATGAACCAGACCGAGGAGCAGCTGCGGCTCGCGGTGGAGGCGCTGCGCGAGCGTCAGGAGCACGAGCTCGTCAACAACCGTGAGTTCGGTCTGCTGCACAACGCGGAGTACAAGCAGCGCATCCGTACCCACTCGGGGCCGCCCACTCCGGACGACCTGGACGAGTTGCTGTCCCGTCGCCGCAACACCCGTGTGATGCTGGCGCACCCGAAGGCCATCGCCGCGATCGGCCGTGAGCTGAACCACCGCGGGCTGTACCCGGGGAACGCCGAGCTCAACGGCGAATCCGTCCCGGCGTGGCGCGGCGTGCCGATCCTTCCGTGCAACAAGATCCCGGTGACCCCGCAGGGCACGTCCTCGGTGATCGCGATGCGGCTGGGGGAGGACAACCAGGGTGTCATCGGTCTGCACCAGACCGGTATCCCGGACGAGATCGAGCCCGGTCTCAACGCCCGCTTCATGGGCATCGACGACAAGGCCGTCATCTCCTACCTGGTGTCCACCTACTACTCGGCCGCGGTACTGGTACCGGACGCGCTCGGCATCCTCGAGGACGTCGAGGTCCACCACCGCCGCGACTGA
- a CDS encoding nuclear transport factor 2 family protein has protein sequence MSTEAEIELHPLFAEMVRCTAERDLDGLMKLYHPDAEWIRFTGTVRGEDEIRKLLARYWELDLQHVEMNEFIQTDDTVMMRGTMTVRGEVVVTFGVYVLRDGLIWRQCGADEGGSRDWWAS, from the coding sequence ATGAGCACAGAAGCCGAGATCGAGCTGCACCCTCTCTTCGCCGAAATGGTTCGCTGCACGGCGGAGCGTGACCTGGACGGACTCATGAAGCTGTACCACCCTGACGCCGAGTGGATCCGGTTCACCGGCACCGTGCGGGGAGAGGACGAGATCCGGAAACTCCTGGCCCGCTACTGGGAACTCGACCTGCAGCACGTGGAGATGAACGAGTTCATCCAGACCGATGACACGGTCATGATGCGCGGCACCATGACCGTCCGCGGTGAGGTGGTCGTCACGTTCGGCGTGTACGTGCTCCGCGACGGTCTGATCTGGCGTCAGTGCGGCGCGGATGAGGGCGGATCCCGGGACTGGTGGGCATCCTGA